The following proteins are co-located in the Poecile atricapillus isolate bPoeAtr1 chromosome 2, bPoeAtr1.hap1, whole genome shotgun sequence genome:
- the CSRNP1 gene encoding cysteine/serine-rich nuclear protein 1 isoform X2 → MSGVLKRKYEELGDDSTYCSSSSCSPLSSSASSGWDTDEENSRGEPKPSSALMSSFTPTSILKKSKRLKKNNVEFDRVTVFYFPRCQGFTSVPSRGGCTLGMVSKHSSSRQFTLAEFSKEQENIRRGKLEEKLKEEKLEALKWKLTMNGTKESEEANQLTIDDISDDDIDVSSVDLEDGFFLQPYPAKKRRALLKAVGVKKIDKEEKRELHNIRLSREDCGCDCREVCDPETCSCSLAGIKCQMDHTSFPCGCTKDGCGNTEGRIEFNQARVQTHFIHTIMKLELEKQQQSSEKVAEAEPPFRERLPPLGCAAAKGSLEERAVPLAPAFQFSPDLEALGENSCSSDMTDSSISSHPSEDLEEPYESLPSDKSQSDVDDDGLARILHFNDSDAEEESGRGQDDLGCFHPTDFFIEDHGSEAKPVPGHLPHLSECLDENANQDSGGLLEDAAHVRCDGLSCCTSSSTEPCSKSYADLSLSSDSLDFFQSFSDYNLGPLYNSLKEYENLDNFSALQFQLPNFPGFPQAGDQGSCFLESLIGLSESVPETPAPFTDNQLLEDAIKSSLMETVKV, encoded by the exons ATGAGCGGAGTATTGAAAAGGAAGTATGAAGAGCTGGGGGATGACAGCACCtactgctcctcctcctcctgctcccccctctcctcctcagcatcctcaggcTGGGACACTGACGAGGAGAATTCCCGTGGAGAGCccaagcccagctctgccttaATGTCCAGCTTCACCC CCACGTCAATCCTGAAGAAATCCAAGCGGCTAAAGAAGAACAATGTGGAGTTTGACCGGGTCACTGTGTTTTACTTCCCACGCTGCCAGGGCTTCACGAGCGTGCCTAGCCGTGGGGGCTGTACCCTGGGGATGGTGAGCAAACACAGCTCCTCCCGGCAGTTCACGCTGGCAGAGTTTtcaaaggagcaggaaaacatCCGTCGGGGCAAACTcgaagagaaattaaaagaggagaAGTTGGAAGCGTTGAAATGGAAA CTAACCATGAACGGCACGAAGGAGTCTGAAGAGGCCAACCAGCTCACCATCGACGACATCTCCGACGACGACATCGACGTCAGCAGCGTGGACCTGGAGGACGGCTTCTTCCTGCAGCCCTACCCTGCCAAGAAGAGGCGCGCGCTGCTGAAGGCCGTGGGGGTGAAGAAGATCGACaaggaggagaagagggagCTGCACAACATCCGCCTGTCCCGGGAGGACTGCGGCTGCGACTGCCGCGAGGTCTGCGACCCCGagacctgcagctgcagcttggCAGGCATTAAATGCCAG ATGGATCACACCTCCTTCCCCTGCGGCTGCACCAAGGACGGCTGTGGCAACACCGAGGGCAGGATCGAGTTCAACCAGGCCCGAGTGCAGACACATTTCATCCACACCATCatgaagctggagctggagaagcagcagcagagcagcgaGAAGGTGGCGGAGGCTGAGCCCCCTTTCCGGGAGCGGCTCCCACCGCTGGGATGCGCGGCGGCGAAGGGCTCCTTGGAGGAGCGTGCGGTGCCGCTGGCACCTGCCTTCCAGTTCAGCCCTGACCTGGAGGCCCTGGGggagaacagctgcagcagtgacaTGACAGactcctccatctcctcccacCCCAGCGAGGACCTGGAGGAGCCCTACGAGAGCCTCCCCTCTGACAAATCCCAGTCGGACGTGGACGACGATGGCTTGGCGCGCATCCTCCACTTCAATGACTCGGATGCCGAGGAGGAGAGCGGGCGTGGCCAGGATGACCTCGGCTGCTTCCACCCCACCGACTTCTTCATCGAGGACCACGGCAGCGAGGCCAAGCCTGTCCCTGGCCACTTGCCCCACCTTTCGGAGTGCCTGGATGAGAATGCCAACCAGGACAGCGGGGGTTTGCTGGAGGATGCAGCCCACGTGAGGTGCGATGGGCTGTCCTGCTGCACCTCATCCTCCACTGAGCCCTGCTCCAAGAGCTACGCTgacctcagcctttcctccgATTCCTTGGATTTCTTCCAGTCCTTCTCGGACTATAACTTGGGACCCCTTTACAACTCCTTAAAGGAGTATGAGAACCTGGATAACTTCTCAGCGTTACAGTTTCAGTTGCCTAATTTCCCTGGCTTCCCGCAAGCTGGAGATCAGGGCTCCTGTTTCTTGGAGTCCCTCATTGGTTTGTCTGAATCTGTCCCCGAAACCCCAGCCCCTTTCACAGACAATCAACTTTTGGAGGATGCCATCAAGTCATCGCTGATGGAGACAGTGAAAGTGTGA
- the CSRNP1 gene encoding cysteine/serine-rich nuclear protein 1 isoform X1 — translation MLLYSFVFQLYDKNGVTMSGVLKRKYEELGDDSTYCSSSSCSPLSSSASSGWDTDEENSRGEPKPSSALMSSFTPTSILKKSKRLKKNNVEFDRVTVFYFPRCQGFTSVPSRGGCTLGMVSKHSSSRQFTLAEFSKEQENIRRGKLEEKLKEEKLEALKWKLTMNGTKESEEANQLTIDDISDDDIDVSSVDLEDGFFLQPYPAKKRRALLKAVGVKKIDKEEKRELHNIRLSREDCGCDCREVCDPETCSCSLAGIKCQMDHTSFPCGCTKDGCGNTEGRIEFNQARVQTHFIHTIMKLELEKQQQSSEKVAEAEPPFRERLPPLGCAAAKGSLEERAVPLAPAFQFSPDLEALGENSCSSDMTDSSISSHPSEDLEEPYESLPSDKSQSDVDDDGLARILHFNDSDAEEESGRGQDDLGCFHPTDFFIEDHGSEAKPVPGHLPHLSECLDENANQDSGGLLEDAAHVRCDGLSCCTSSSTEPCSKSYADLSLSSDSLDFFQSFSDYNLGPLYNSLKEYENLDNFSALQFQLPNFPGFPQAGDQGSCFLESLIGLSESVPETPAPFTDNQLLEDAIKSSLMETVKV, via the exons ATGTTGCtttattcctttgttttccagttATATGACAAAAACGGCGTCACCATGAGCGGAGTATTGAAAAGGAAGTATGAAGAGCTGGGGGATGACAGCACCtactgctcctcctcctcctgctcccccctctcctcctcagcatcctcaggcTGGGACACTGACGAGGAGAATTCCCGTGGAGAGCccaagcccagctctgccttaATGTCCAGCTTCACCC CCACGTCAATCCTGAAGAAATCCAAGCGGCTAAAGAAGAACAATGTGGAGTTTGACCGGGTCACTGTGTTTTACTTCCCACGCTGCCAGGGCTTCACGAGCGTGCCTAGCCGTGGGGGCTGTACCCTGGGGATGGTGAGCAAACACAGCTCCTCCCGGCAGTTCACGCTGGCAGAGTTTtcaaaggagcaggaaaacatCCGTCGGGGCAAACTcgaagagaaattaaaagaggagaAGTTGGAAGCGTTGAAATGGAAA CTAACCATGAACGGCACGAAGGAGTCTGAAGAGGCCAACCAGCTCACCATCGACGACATCTCCGACGACGACATCGACGTCAGCAGCGTGGACCTGGAGGACGGCTTCTTCCTGCAGCCCTACCCTGCCAAGAAGAGGCGCGCGCTGCTGAAGGCCGTGGGGGTGAAGAAGATCGACaaggaggagaagagggagCTGCACAACATCCGCCTGTCCCGGGAGGACTGCGGCTGCGACTGCCGCGAGGTCTGCGACCCCGagacctgcagctgcagcttggCAGGCATTAAATGCCAG ATGGATCACACCTCCTTCCCCTGCGGCTGCACCAAGGACGGCTGTGGCAACACCGAGGGCAGGATCGAGTTCAACCAGGCCCGAGTGCAGACACATTTCATCCACACCATCatgaagctggagctggagaagcagcagcagagcagcgaGAAGGTGGCGGAGGCTGAGCCCCCTTTCCGGGAGCGGCTCCCACCGCTGGGATGCGCGGCGGCGAAGGGCTCCTTGGAGGAGCGTGCGGTGCCGCTGGCACCTGCCTTCCAGTTCAGCCCTGACCTGGAGGCCCTGGGggagaacagctgcagcagtgacaTGACAGactcctccatctcctcccacCCCAGCGAGGACCTGGAGGAGCCCTACGAGAGCCTCCCCTCTGACAAATCCCAGTCGGACGTGGACGACGATGGCTTGGCGCGCATCCTCCACTTCAATGACTCGGATGCCGAGGAGGAGAGCGGGCGTGGCCAGGATGACCTCGGCTGCTTCCACCCCACCGACTTCTTCATCGAGGACCACGGCAGCGAGGCCAAGCCTGTCCCTGGCCACTTGCCCCACCTTTCGGAGTGCCTGGATGAGAATGCCAACCAGGACAGCGGGGGTTTGCTGGAGGATGCAGCCCACGTGAGGTGCGATGGGCTGTCCTGCTGCACCTCATCCTCCACTGAGCCCTGCTCCAAGAGCTACGCTgacctcagcctttcctccgATTCCTTGGATTTCTTCCAGTCCTTCTCGGACTATAACTTGGGACCCCTTTACAACTCCTTAAAGGAGTATGAGAACCTGGATAACTTCTCAGCGTTACAGTTTCAGTTGCCTAATTTCCCTGGCTTCCCGCAAGCTGGAGATCAGGGCTCCTGTTTCTTGGAGTCCCTCATTGGTTTGTCTGAATCTGTCCCCGAAACCCCAGCCCCTTTCACAGACAATCAACTTTTGGAGGATGCCATCAAGTCATCGCTGATGGAGACAGTGAAAGTGTGA